GTCATGTTCGTAAGCAATCTTAGTCCCGCCAGCTGCACAGATGAGTTCAAGCGAGAAGTGATTGTGTCATCACACACTTGATTCATGTATATCTTAAGCCTGCGCTGATTTTCAGCATTCACACTCAAGTTATTTAGGACAATTAAAGCCTTTTCCTTAACTATGGGATCCCGAGTATTGAGAATCTTTGCAACAATTGGGAGACCACCCAGATCACGAATAATATCTCTGTTAAATGCGTAAGCAGCATTGTTACCCAGGGCAATTAAAGCTGCTTCGAGAATATAAGGCTTTTCAGACATCTCAACCAAGCAAAGAACTTTTTGCAACTCTTGAGGGGACAAAATAGTATCATCTGAATTGGGGGAAGCCCTTTTCTGAACGGCCCGACGAGCCCGGGTAGCCCTGGCCCTTGCCCTGGCCCTAGCTCTGGTCCCAGCCTCAGTCCCAATCCGGGCCCAAGGTGGGTACCATACTATACCTTTGTTCTCActgttgtcatcatcatcatcagaccAGTCATTGTACCTGGCCCCAGGACAGTCCCCATCATCCACGTCGCCAGACCCGCCCTCAGCCATTTTCTCcttgttctgttttcttccccTGGTCAGTCTATAAATGCAATAACAGGCGCCAGCCCCAATCACCAGTCCTGCGGTCACCCAGCCTACTTTCCTGGCGTAGCCCATGCAATCGTCCCTGACGATATCAGGGACCGAGGAACAGAGTAGTcacaggctgggggaggagggctaTACGCCTGGCCTAGGTGCAGGCCTTCGGAGGATGATTGTCTTCAGCCACTTCAAGGCCACAACAGCTGATTCTGGAGGTGGACCTtagggggtggaggaaggaaaaggggTTTGAGTTTCTCTTCTCCTTGTGTTGTCCCATGCAGAGAGTTGCACAGAGGAATAAGTAAATGAGTTCTTGGCAGAAAATGTAGATTGTTAACAAGCTCTTTCCTCATTTCACTCTCCCCCTACCCTCCACagtccaccccctccccaagcctAGATAAAGGCAACGGAGCCCACAGTCTCTGCTGGGCCCTCAGCCACCCCAACCTCGGGTGTTCCCAGGGAGTGGCACCTTGCACTAACCTCCTTCAGACAGGCAGTTtgccccttcttccctcccctggAGGTGTGCCACGCCCAACAACCCTTGCAATCTGCAGAGAGACCAGAGCCAGTGAAAACTGAAGCCTTGATGGATTGACTGTTCATTCCTTGCTTTCCTGATTCACCTATCTAGGttgtcagatttaaaaaaaaaaaaaaaaaaacctctctatGCCATCCAAAACATGCATGTGCCTGCCCCTTCCCTAGCCTGAAATGGGAGGGATGTTAGGGAAATAAGGTAGGATTGGGTGAGCCTGTCCAACCGCGGGCGATTTCCAACCCCTCCCCCATTCCAAGCAGCCCCCACGCCCACACCGACCTCTACTGATCTGAGGAAACTTCCTCCCTCGCTTCAAGTGGTGCCACCTGCTACAGCAGACCTGCAGGATGACAGATC
Above is a window of Mesoplodon densirostris isolate mMesDen1 chromosome X, mMesDen1 primary haplotype, whole genome shotgun sequence DNA encoding:
- the ARMCX3 gene encoding armadillo repeat-containing X-linked protein 3, yielding MGYARKVGWVTAGLVIGAGACYCIYRLTRGRKQNKEKMAEGGSGDVDDGDCPGARYNDWSDDDDDNSENKGIVWYPPWARIGTEAGTRARARARARATRARRAVQKRASPNSDDTILSPQELQKVLCLVEMSEKPYILEAALIALGNNAAYAFNRDIIRDLGGLPIVAKILNTRDPIVKEKALIVLNNLSVNAENQRRLKIYMNQVCDDTITSRLNSSVQLAGLRLLTNMTVTNEYQHMLANSISDFFRLFSAGNEETKFQVLKLLLNLAENPAMTRELLRAQVPSSLGSLFNKKENKEVILKLLVIFENINDNFKWEENEPTQNQFSEGSLFFFLKEFQVCADKILGIESHHDFLVKVKVGKFMAKLAEHMFPKSQE